In Levilactobacillus brevis, a single genomic region encodes these proteins:
- the rpsU gene encoding 30S ribosomal protein S21, protein MAKTVVRKNESFDDALRRFKRTVSRSGTLQEYRKREFYEKPSVKKKLKSEAARKRKAKKKRY, encoded by the coding sequence ATGGCAAAGACAGTCGTTCGCAAAAACGAGTCTTTTGACGACGCTCTTCGGCGCTTCAAACGTACGGTTTCCCGTAGCGGTACTTTACAAGAATACCGTAAACGTGAATTTTACGAAAAACCAAGTGTGAAGAAAAAGTTAAAATCAGAAGCTGCGCGTAAGCGTAAAGCCAAGAAGAAGCGTTACTAA
- a CDS encoding zinc-binding alcohol dehydrogenase family protein yields the protein MRAIGFTKNLPIENENSLLTFFEPRPTPTGHDLLVSVAATSVNPVDTSVRRGTVGTLATPKVIGWDAYGTVTAVGADVSLFRPGDQVFYAGSFKRPGADSEYQLVDERIVGHAPTTLSPAEIAAMPLTALTAWEALFEQLPISLTDTAANRGKTILIINGAGGVGSTATQLAHLAGLTVIATASRPETIAWTKAHGADVVANHRQNLVDEVHALGYPTVDYILELSNLNQHWDEIVALIKPSGHIVSITGNDHPIDLRALKQKRATFAWEWMYTKSFFETPDMISQHEILENVRELLGSVPKH from the coding sequence ATGCGTGCCATTGGTTTTACCAAGAATCTACCCATTGAGAATGAAAACAGTTTATTGACCTTCTTCGAACCTCGGCCGACACCGACCGGCCACGACCTGCTCGTAAGCGTCGCGGCCACTTCAGTGAATCCCGTCGATACTAGTGTTCGGCGCGGAACGGTCGGCACTCTAGCGACACCCAAGGTTATCGGTTGGGACGCCTACGGGACAGTAACGGCCGTGGGCGCTGACGTCAGCCTCTTTCGTCCCGGTGATCAGGTCTTCTACGCCGGATCGTTTAAACGCCCGGGAGCGGACAGCGAATACCAGCTGGTCGACGAACGCATCGTGGGGCACGCCCCTACCACGCTTAGTCCGGCCGAGATTGCCGCAATGCCGTTGACCGCACTGACCGCCTGGGAGGCCCTCTTCGAGCAGCTTCCCATCTCCCTTACGGACACGGCAGCCAATCGTGGCAAGACCATCCTGATTATCAATGGTGCCGGGGGCGTAGGGTCCACAGCGACCCAGCTCGCCCACCTCGCCGGGTTAACCGTCATCGCCACGGCGTCGCGACCCGAGACGATTGCCTGGACCAAGGCTCACGGCGCGGATGTGGTCGCCAATCATCGTCAAAATCTGGTCGACGAGGTTCACGCGCTGGGCTACCCAACCGTGGACTATATCCTCGAGTTAAGCAATCTCAATCAGCATTGGGATGAAATCGTCGCCTTGATTAAGCCCAGCGGCCACATCGTCTCCATCACGGGCAACGACCACCCAATTGATTTGCGAGCGCTTAAACAAAAACGCGCGACCTTTGCCTGGGAGTGGATGTACACCAAGTCCTTCTTCGAGACGCCCGATATGATTAGCCAACACGAAATTCTTGAGAATGTCCGGGAACTACTAGGGTCTGTTCCTAAACATTGA
- a CDS encoding CDP-glycerol glycerophosphotransferase family protein — protein MANGLRKITQSLKLVARYGLIVLNDGLICLPIKRRLVMFESFNGKDVNDNPAAIYRALVAADPRYRETAYFSVKPRTYAALKARYPEIRLVKRFTPKWVWLMARAQYWVLNSRLPNWWRPNRRTRTIQTWHGTPLKKLGADIEHVAIPGTSTADYHQQFVTASSRWDYLIAPNQYSRDIFKRAFGYRGHFLTIGYPRNDVLYTDDRPERIDALRQRLLGQVTGPVVTYAPTWRDDMAVRPGVYRFDLPFDLGEFFQHVPVGTHLIIRPHYLVKDAVDIRGYEDRVTVLADTDIAELYLVSDLLITDYSSVMFDFANLKRPQLFFAYDLAHYRDQLRGFYFDYQKEIPGPLVTTATAFYQQLDEWQRQGGFPAYRQQQAAFYQKFCSWEDGTASQRVARLIISGKDE, from the coding sequence ATGGCGAACGGTTTACGCAAAATCACGCAGTCATTGAAGCTAGTTGCTCGCTATGGGCTCATCGTGTTGAACGATGGGCTTATTTGTTTACCCATCAAACGGCGACTAGTGATGTTTGAAAGTTTTAACGGAAAGGACGTCAACGATAACCCGGCGGCTATCTACCGCGCGTTAGTGGCGGCGGACCCGCGCTACCGGGAGACGGCCTACTTTAGTGTCAAACCGCGAACGTATGCGGCTCTAAAGGCACGGTATCCGGAGATTCGCTTGGTGAAGCGGTTCACGCCCAAGTGGGTCTGGCTGATGGCCAGAGCGCAGTACTGGGTTCTCAATTCTCGGCTACCAAACTGGTGGCGGCCTAACCGGCGAACGCGTACCATCCAGACCTGGCACGGCACGCCGCTGAAGAAGTTAGGTGCCGATATCGAGCACGTTGCGATTCCCGGGACCAGTACGGCCGATTACCACCAACAATTCGTGACGGCTTCTTCACGTTGGGACTATCTGATTGCCCCGAACCAGTATTCTCGTGATATTTTCAAACGAGCCTTTGGCTACCGGGGGCACTTCCTGACGATTGGTTACCCCCGCAATGACGTCCTATACACGGACGATCGGCCCGAACGGATTGACGCATTACGCCAACGGTTGTTGGGTCAGGTAACCGGGCCCGTCGTGACCTACGCGCCGACCTGGCGAGACGACATGGCGGTTCGACCCGGCGTCTATCGGTTTGATCTACCCTTTGACTTGGGCGAGTTCTTCCAGCACGTCCCGGTCGGCACCCACCTGATTATTCGGCCGCACTATCTGGTCAAGGACGCTGTGGACATCCGCGGCTACGAGGACCGGGTGACGGTTTTGGCCGATACGGATATCGCTGAGCTATACCTGGTGAGTGACCTGTTGATCACCGACTACTCTTCGGTGATGTTTGATTTCGCCAATCTCAAACGGCCGCAGTTGTTCTTTGCTTACGATTTAGCACACTACCGGGATCAATTGCGCGGCTTTTATTTCGACTATCAAAAAGAAATTCCGGGGCCGCTGGTCACCACCGCCACGGCCTTCTATCAGCAATTGGATGAATGGCAACGGCAGGGGGGCTTTCCCGCCTATCGCCAGCAACAGGCGGCATTTTACCAGAAGTTCTGTTCTTGGGAAGACGGTACGGCGAGTCAACGCGTGGCCCGCTTGATTATCAGCGGAAAGGATGAGTAG
- the recO gene encoding DNA repair protein RecO, with amino-acid sequence MTVARNVTDFHGILLFRRDYAERDFLIKFLTAEFGKKMFLVRGAKKKGFKMVADILPFTVGSYVGDIADDGLSYIRTARETSQFQNISADIFKNAYATYIMSLVDVAFPDSQPLPDWYHRVQRALTLIDDGVNAAIVTNIMEIQLMPAFGVAPQLQGCAVCGRNDLPFDYSESYGGLLCQQHWQLDPRRLHLNQRTIYYLRQFSVLDLDKLHTINVKPQTEHALRQLMDEIYDSQIGVHPKSKRFLDQMQSWSARMTMPPGESGPESQA; translated from the coding sequence ATGACGGTGGCACGTAACGTGACGGATTTTCACGGCATCCTCTTGTTTCGGCGGGACTATGCCGAGCGCGACTTCTTGATTAAATTCTTAACGGCGGAGTTCGGCAAGAAAATGTTTTTGGTGCGGGGCGCCAAGAAAAAGGGCTTCAAGATGGTGGCGGATATTCTGCCGTTTACGGTTGGGAGCTACGTCGGCGACATTGCCGATGACGGGTTGTCCTATATTCGAACGGCACGTGAGACCAGTCAGTTTCAAAATATCAGTGCCGATATCTTTAAGAACGCTTATGCAACCTACATTATGAGTCTAGTTGACGTGGCCTTTCCAGACAGCCAACCGCTGCCGGACTGGTATCATCGCGTGCAGCGTGCCCTGACATTAATCGATGACGGGGTCAACGCCGCTATCGTGACCAATATCATGGAGATTCAGTTGATGCCTGCCTTTGGGGTGGCCCCGCAGTTGCAGGGGTGCGCGGTCTGTGGCCGAAACGATCTGCCGTTTGATTACTCGGAAAGCTATGGGGGGCTGTTGTGTCAGCAGCACTGGCAGCTAGACCCGCGGCGGTTACACTTGAATCAGCGGACAATCTACTATCTGCGGCAGTTCTCGGTGTTGGACTTGGATAAGCTCCACACCATCAACGTGAAACCGCAGACGGAACACGCCCTCCGGCAATTGATGGATGAAATCTACGATAGCCAGATTGGCGTGCACCCTAAGAGCAAGCGGTTCTTGGATCAGATGCAGTCTTGGTCGGCGCGGATGACGATGCCACCGGGCGAGTCGGGACCTGAGTCGCAAGCTTAA
- a CDS encoding PhoH family protein translates to MTENTAIEKEYILARPEDEVALLGAQDQFVTILEEGLQVTIKPFGNSIKVSGAADAVDQTLAILRNMSDLLAKGIKLNSADVISAMKMAGKGTLTYFKDFYTETLIKDAKGRAVRVKNFGQRQYIDAIKHNDITFGIGPAGTGKTFLAVVMAVAALKHGDVEKLIITRPAVEAGESLGFLPGDLKEKVDPYLRPIYDALYAILGAEHTTRLMDRGVIEIAPLAYMRGRTLESAFVILDEAQNTTNMQMKMFLTRLGFGSKMIVNGDISQIDLPHNAKSGLIQAQHILQNVAHINFVTFNADDVVRNPVVASIINAYEANDTKPNGANK, encoded by the coding sequence TTGACTGAAAATACAGCGATTGAAAAAGAATATATCTTGGCGCGGCCCGAAGATGAGGTTGCTTTACTGGGTGCCCAGGACCAGTTTGTCACCATCCTGGAAGAGGGCTTACAAGTCACCATTAAGCCCTTTGGTAATTCAATCAAAGTTTCCGGCGCTGCGGATGCAGTCGACCAAACGTTGGCTATTTTACGAAACATGAGTGATCTTTTGGCCAAGGGCATCAAGCTCAACAGTGCCGATGTCATCAGTGCCATGAAGATGGCGGGTAAGGGCACCCTGACGTACTTCAAGGACTTCTATACGGAAACGTTAATTAAGGACGCTAAGGGGCGTGCTGTGCGGGTCAAAAACTTTGGTCAGCGGCAGTATATCGACGCGATCAAGCACAATGACATTACCTTTGGGATTGGACCGGCCGGGACCGGGAAGACTTTTCTGGCGGTCGTCATGGCCGTCGCCGCGCTCAAGCACGGGGATGTCGAGAAGTTAATCATTACGCGGCCAGCCGTGGAAGCCGGCGAGAGTCTCGGTTTCTTACCCGGTGACTTAAAGGAAAAGGTTGACCCGTACCTGCGGCCCATCTATGATGCCTTGTACGCTATTTTAGGGGCGGAACATACCACCCGCTTGATGGATCGGGGCGTCATCGAAATTGCGCCGCTGGCCTACATGCGGGGGCGGACGCTGGAATCGGCCTTTGTCATCTTGGATGAAGCGCAGAACACGACCAATATGCAGATGAAGATGTTCCTGACGCGGCTGGGCTTCGGCTCCAAGATGATCGTCAACGGGGACATCTCGCAGATCGATTTGCCACACAATGCCAAGTCCGGGCTGATTCAGGCCCAACACATCTTGCAGAATGTGGCCCACATTAATTTTGTGACCTTTAACGCCGATGATGTCGTGCGGAACCCCGTTGTGGCCAGCATCATCAATGCTTACGAAGCCAACGATACTAAACCAAATGGAGCTAATAAATAA
- a CDS encoding kinase/pyrophosphorylase, with amino-acid sequence MPQITIFIISDSSGETALTVAQTAVSQFPTVQASYQRFPFIQTDSILDGILNLAKKQRAMIFHTLVNATLSKKVREFATANQLQQFDCIQPAMGVMQRATGLTPKGVPGLVHNLNDTYFDRIAAMEFAVTYDDGKDPTGLLKADIVILGVSRTSKTPLSLFLANRNLRVANLPLGPTTQLPDELWQVDPKRIFGLTNKPEALRKIRQERMISYGLPADSAYSDTQKISEELDYAQKIYKKIGCLVIDVSNKSIEETATLIMESVDYDLIPHSLTD; translated from the coding sequence ATGCCGCAGATTACGATCTTTATTATTTCCGATTCTTCCGGGGAAACCGCGTTAACCGTGGCCCAGACCGCCGTTTCGCAGTTTCCGACCGTGCAAGCCAGCTATCAACGTTTCCCCTTTATTCAAACGGACTCAATTCTCGATGGTATTCTAAACTTAGCGAAAAAACAACGCGCGATGATCTTCCATACGTTGGTTAACGCCACGCTGAGCAAAAAAGTTCGCGAGTTTGCGACCGCTAACCAGCTACAACAGTTCGACTGCATCCAACCCGCCATGGGCGTCATGCAGCGGGCCACGGGGCTCACCCCCAAGGGCGTCCCCGGACTGGTCCATAACTTAAATGATACCTACTTCGATCGGATTGCCGCCATGGAATTCGCCGTGACCTACGACGATGGCAAGGACCCGACCGGTTTATTGAAGGCGGACATCGTGATTCTCGGCGTGTCTCGGACCTCCAAGACCCCGCTCTCGCTCTTTCTAGCCAATCGGAATCTCCGGGTCGCTAACCTTCCTCTGGGCCCCACCACGCAGCTTCCCGATGAGTTGTGGCAAGTCGACCCCAAGCGAATCTTTGGTCTCACCAACAAGCCCGAAGCGCTCCGCAAGATTCGGCAGGAACGGATGATTTCTTACGGTCTCCCCGCCGATAGCGCTTACTCCGATACCCAAAAGATCAGTGAGGAGCTGGACTATGCGCAGAAGATTTACAAGAAGATTGGCTGTCTGGTGATTGACGTCTCCAACAAGTCGATTGAAGAAACGGCTACGCTAATCATGGAAAGCGTCGATTACGACTTGATTCCCCATTCTCTGACGGATTAA
- a CDS encoding deoxyribonuclease IV produces the protein MAEFLIGSHVSMKGKEMLLGSAKEAAQYGENVFMIYTGAPQNTRRKPIDELNIPAGRQFMADHDQRAVVIHAPYVVNLGNTMKPQNYAFAVEFLTAEVKRAAALGATQIVLHPGAHVGAGVDAAIAQIAKGLDEILAAADEPVQIALETMAGKGTEVGRTFEELAAIMSATAANDRLSVCFDTCHTSDAGYAIGTDFDGVLNEFDHVIGVDKLKVVHLNDSKNPQGSHKDRHTNIGLGTLGFDVLNYVAHHPQLTTVPKIMETPVIGPDRKHGVNPHGYEVAMLKHQRFNPNLEADVLADNPVDAYLDR, from the coding sequence ATGGCAGAATTCTTGATAGGTTCACACGTCAGCATGAAGGGTAAGGAAATGCTGCTGGGATCGGCAAAAGAGGCGGCCCAGTATGGTGAAAATGTCTTCATGATTTATACGGGTGCGCCGCAAAATACCCGTCGTAAGCCGATTGACGAGCTTAACATTCCGGCTGGCCGGCAGTTTATGGCCGACCACGATCAACGAGCGGTGGTCATTCACGCGCCGTACGTGGTGAATCTGGGTAATACCATGAAGCCGCAGAACTACGCCTTTGCCGTTGAGTTTTTAACGGCCGAAGTAAAACGCGCCGCGGCCTTGGGCGCTACGCAGATTGTGCTCCACCCCGGCGCACACGTGGGCGCCGGGGTGGATGCCGCCATTGCCCAGATTGCCAAGGGTCTCGACGAAATCTTGGCGGCGGCCGATGAACCCGTGCAGATTGCACTGGAGACGATGGCCGGTAAGGGCACTGAGGTCGGACGGACCTTTGAGGAGTTGGCGGCCATCATGTCGGCAACCGCGGCCAACGACCGGCTATCGGTCTGCTTCGATACCTGTCATACCAGTGATGCCGGTTACGCCATTGGCACGGACTTCGACGGCGTACTGAATGAATTTGACCACGTGATTGGGGTGGACAAGCTCAAGGTCGTTCACCTGAATGATTCGAAGAATCCGCAGGGCAGTCACAAGGACCGGCACACCAACATTGGGCTGGGAACGCTGGGCTTTGACGTGTTGAATTACGTGGCCCATCATCCCCAACTCACCACGGTGCCGAAGATCATGGAGACGCCGGTGATTGGGCCTGACCGCAAGCATGGGGTTAACCCGCACGGCTACGAGGTGGCCATGCTCAAACACCAACGGTTCAACCCGAATTTGGAAGCCGATGTCTTGGCGGACAACCCAGTGGATGCCTATTTGGACCGCTAG
- the era gene encoding GTPase Era, whose amino-acid sequence MDNPNYKSGFVAIVGRPNVGKSTFLNRVIGQKIAIMSDTAQTTRNKIQGIYTTDEAQIVFIDTPGVHKPKSKLGDYMVQSAMSALNEVDAVLFMINAAEKRGAGDNFIIDRLKGIKAPVYLLINKIDQIHPDDLLSVMDQYKTALPWKAVYPISALEGNNVDEFLTALVDEMPHGPQYYPEDQVTDHPERFVVSELIREKIFMLTREEVPHSVAVEIESMKQKDEDHVHIEATIIVERPTQKGIMIGKGGSMLKKIGTMARRDIEHLLGSKVYLQLWVKVQPNWRDKATLLKSYGYRKDDL is encoded by the coding sequence ATGGATAATCCAAATTATAAATCAGGTTTTGTGGCCATCGTTGGCCGGCCCAATGTGGGAAAATCAACGTTTTTGAACCGGGTGATTGGCCAGAAGATTGCCATCATGTCGGATACGGCGCAGACCACGCGGAATAAGATTCAGGGGATCTACACCACCGATGAAGCACAGATTGTCTTTATCGATACGCCGGGGGTCCACAAGCCCAAGAGTAAGCTGGGCGACTACATGGTGCAATCGGCGATGTCGGCGCTAAACGAAGTCGATGCCGTACTGTTCATGATCAATGCCGCTGAGAAGCGGGGGGCCGGGGATAACTTTATCATCGACCGGTTGAAGGGCATCAAGGCCCCTGTCTATCTGTTAATCAATAAGATTGATCAGATTCATCCCGACGACCTGCTATCCGTCATGGATCAATACAAGACGGCACTACCGTGGAAGGCGGTCTACCCAATCTCTGCGTTGGAGGGTAATAACGTCGATGAGTTCTTGACGGCCCTGGTCGATGAAATGCCGCATGGTCCGCAGTACTATCCCGAAGATCAAGTGACCGACCACCCCGAACGTTTCGTGGTTAGCGAACTAATTCGGGAAAAGATCTTCATGCTGACGCGTGAGGAAGTGCCTCATTCCGTGGCGGTTGAAATCGAAAGTATGAAACAAAAGGACGAGGACCATGTCCATATCGAGGCCACGATTATTGTTGAACGACCCACCCAAAAGGGCATCATGATTGGTAAGGGTGGCAGTATGCTTAAGAAGATTGGAACCATGGCCCGTCGCGATATTGAACACTTGCTGGGCAGTAAAGTTTACCTCCAGCTGTGGGTCAAGGTTCAACCGAACTGGCGCGACAAAGCTACCTTGTTGAAGAGCTACGGCTATCGCAAGGACGATCTTTAG
- a CDS encoding GatB/YqeY domain-containing protein: protein MSLETQLNTDLKTAMKAHDKLSLNVIRMMKTALTNEKVKQGHDLTADEELTIVSRELKQRKESMAEFAKGNRDDLVEGVKAEIAIVEKYAPKQLSEDEIAKIVADSIAKVSASGMGDFGKVMGVVMPQVKGKADGAIVNKTVKAQLNK, encoded by the coding sequence ATGAGTTTAGAAACCCAACTCAACACTGATTTAAAGACGGCCATGAAGGCCCATGACAAGCTTTCCCTGAACGTTATCCGGATGATGAAGACCGCGCTGACCAACGAAAAGGTCAAGCAGGGCCACGATTTAACTGCCGACGAAGAATTGACAATTGTATCGCGTGAATTGAAGCAACGCAAGGAATCCATGGCAGAATTCGCCAAGGGCAACCGTGACGACTTGGTCGAAGGCGTCAAGGCGGAAATCGCCATCGTCGAAAAGTATGCGCCTAAGCAACTGAGCGAAGACGAAATCGCTAAGATCGTGGCGGACAGCATCGCCAAGGTTTCCGCTAGCGGTATGGGTGACTTCGGTAAGGTTATGGGTGTCGTGATGCCCCAAGTTAAGGGCAAGGCCGACGGTGCTATCGTCAACAAGACGGTTAAGGCCCAATTGAACAAGTAG
- a CDS encoding ABC transporter permease: protein MKEVMTLFKEQISSVGIIFRISRYEDQASYQSHYLGLMWEYLYPLIQIGIYWLVFGVGLKHGQPISGVGYLPWMVIGISPWFFMNRATLDGSKSIYQRVNMVAKMKFPVSALPTIKIVSNLSSFWTMMVFTIFIGLLNGVYPKVAWFQWIYYFFAMICLLVALGIFNSCISVLVRDYHILLQSVMRMLFYVSGVLFNFVTPSFPTPFIHLLELNPYYYIVAGFRESFLGTGWFWDKPMLTLEFWLFVFFLLLVGSHLHYKFRSRFVDLI, encoded by the coding sequence TTGAAAGAGGTCATGACCTTATTCAAAGAACAAATCTCGAGTGTCGGAATTATTTTTCGGATTTCGCGCTACGAGGATCAAGCAAGTTATCAGAGTCATTACTTAGGTTTAATGTGGGAGTACTTATATCCCTTGATTCAAATTGGGATCTACTGGCTCGTCTTCGGTGTCGGTCTGAAGCACGGCCAACCGATTAGTGGGGTGGGCTACCTGCCTTGGATGGTCATCGGGATCTCACCGTGGTTCTTCATGAACCGGGCCACGTTGGATGGCTCCAAGAGTATCTACCAACGGGTCAACATGGTAGCGAAGATGAAGTTTCCTGTCTCCGCATTGCCGACGATTAAGATCGTCAGCAATCTGAGTTCCTTCTGGACCATGATGGTTTTCACCATCTTCATCGGCTTGTTGAACGGGGTTTACCCGAAGGTCGCTTGGTTCCAGTGGATCTACTACTTCTTTGCGATGATTTGCCTGTTAGTGGCTCTCGGGATCTTCAACTCCTGTATCAGTGTGCTGGTGCGAGACTACCACATTCTCTTACAATCCGTGATGCGGATGTTATTCTACGTGTCCGGGGTGCTGTTTAATTTCGTGACGCCGTCGTTCCCAACACCGTTCATTCACTTACTCGAATTGAACCCGTACTACTACATCGTGGCGGGCTTCCGGGAATCCTTCCTGGGAACTGGCTGGTTCTGGGACAAGCCGATGTTGACGTTAGAATTCTGGCTGTTCGTGTTCTTCTTACTGCTGGTGGGTTCTCACTTGCACTACAAGTTCCGGTCACGCTTTGTTGATTTAATCTAA
- a CDS encoding diacylglycerol kinase family protein — protein sequence MLMASSDKKQTGKNRAFVQSLGHAWDGLRALFHYERNFRKHLAVGTLAVIVGVILRLTLNEWLWLVLAIFLVLIAETLNTIVEAVVDLVVGTTYHDLAKRAKDVAAGGVLLAAIFAVIVGALVMLPALSRWF from the coding sequence ATGCTTATGGCCTCAAGCGATAAAAAACAGACCGGCAAAAACCGGGCCTTTGTGCAGTCGTTGGGTCACGCGTGGGATGGCCTACGAGCACTCTTTCACTACGAACGGAACTTTAGAAAACACCTGGCCGTCGGGACACTGGCGGTGATTGTAGGGGTCATTCTACGGTTAACGCTCAATGAATGGTTGTGGCTGGTGCTGGCCATCTTTTTGGTGTTGATTGCCGAGACGCTCAATACGATTGTCGAGGCCGTGGTTGACCTTGTGGTGGGGACGACCTATCATGATCTTGCCAAACGGGCCAAGGACGTGGCGGCGGGAGGTGTGCTTCTGGCCGCCATCTTCGCGGTCATCGTGGGTGCGTTAGTCATGCTACCGGCGTTAAGTCGCTGGTTCTAA
- the ybeY gene encoding rRNA maturation RNase YbeY, with protein MDLEIYDKTKDGVPAKHVDMIKDVLEYAGKYLELAENTEMSVTLMNNEDIHQINKQYRGVDRATDVISFAIEDDETADDDFPLVMDEEMAAEIPENIGDIFVSMDKVEEQAEYLGHSYERELGFLVVHGFLHLNGYDHMKPEDEKVMFKLQADILDAYGLKR; from the coding sequence ATGGATTTAGAGATTTACGATAAGACTAAAGATGGCGTTCCAGCCAAGCACGTGGACATGATTAAAGACGTTTTGGAGTATGCCGGCAAGTATTTAGAACTAGCCGAGAATACCGAAATGTCCGTGACCCTGATGAACAACGAAGATATTCATCAGATTAACAAGCAATACCGTGGCGTTGACCGGGCCACCGATGTCATCAGCTTTGCGATCGAAGATGACGAGACGGCCGACGATGATTTCCCCCTCGTCATGGACGAAGAGATGGCTGCCGAGATTCCAGAAAATATTGGCGACATCTTCGTTTCCATGGATAAGGTGGAAGAACAGGCGGAGTACCTGGGCCATTCCTACGAACGGGAATTGGGTTTTCTCGTGGTCCACGGCTTCTTGCACTTGAACGGCTATGACCACATGAAGCCAGAAGACGAGAAGGTCATGTTCAAACTGCAAGCCGACATCTTAGATGCTTATGGCCTCAAGCGATAA
- a CDS encoding CDP-glycerol glycerophosphotransferase family protein, with protein MSGVSGWRGQHRFVYLMSFGDNLAFIRALAQASPVEQPLVVFYRPQQERAAQRLARSGIDVRPFRDNLEFVFTGIPVIMQARVLFCDNYYAFLGGLRHPRRMRIVQVWHAAGAIKRFGWDDPTTAQRSASDQRRFQAVYDHFDEYVVGSPAMAEVFARSYRVPVDRMQVLGYPRSDRYRDPEWQRLSREAVAEAAPELIGHRVILYAPTYREGVTFTPPTGLAAALTADPTAKVVVKVHPALKDGAQTLQAQLGQQVVVTESLSTTDLLNVAETVITDYSSVAFDYSLVPNAHSLLFFLFDLDDYRRDPGVQPDLEDWLPGPIIKTTAQLAAAIQADAPTDLTQFNQRWNSANDGAATQRVVARYAALLAK; from the coding sequence ATGTCGGGAGTGAGTGGTTGGCGCGGTCAACACCGCTTTGTCTACCTGATGAGTTTTGGAGACAATCTGGCGTTTATTCGCGCGTTGGCTCAAGCGTCACCGGTTGAACAACCGTTAGTCGTGTTTTACCGACCGCAACAGGAACGGGCGGCGCAACGTTTAGCGCGGTCCGGAATTGATGTGCGGCCATTTCGCGACAATCTTGAGTTTGTCTTCACGGGGATTCCGGTGATTATGCAGGCTCGGGTGCTGTTCTGCGACAACTATTATGCGTTTTTGGGTGGCTTGCGGCATCCGCGGCGCATGCGGATCGTGCAGGTCTGGCATGCGGCGGGGGCCATTAAGCGCTTCGGGTGGGACGATCCCACCACGGCGCAGCGCTCGGCTAGTGACCAGCGACGGTTCCAGGCGGTATATGACCACTTTGATGAATACGTCGTCGGGTCACCGGCCATGGCGGAAGTCTTTGCGCGGAGTTATCGGGTGCCAGTGGACCGCATGCAGGTGCTAGGGTATCCTCGCTCGGACCGGTATCGTGATCCCGAATGGCAGCGGCTCTCGCGTGAGGCGGTAGCCGAAGCGGCGCCCGAATTGATCGGTCACCGGGTGATTCTGTACGCGCCGACCTATCGTGAGGGCGTGACCTTCACTCCGCCGACCGGTCTGGCAGCGGCGTTAACGGCCGATCCGACCGCTAAAGTCGTGGTCAAGGTGCATCCAGCCTTGAAAGACGGTGCTCAGACGCTTCAGGCGCAGCTGGGCCAGCAGGTCGTCGTGACCGAGTCACTCAGCACCACCGACCTGTTGAACGTGGCGGAGACGGTCATTACGGACTATTCCTCCGTGGCGTTTGACTACAGTCTGGTGCCCAATGCGCACAGCCTCTTGTTCTTCCTGTTCGATCTGGACGACTACCGGCGTGATCCGGGAGTTCAGCCGGATCTGGAGGACTGGTTGCCGGGGCCAATCATTAAGACGACGGCCCAGTTGGCGGCGGCCATTCAGGCCGATGCGCCGACCGATCTGACGCAGTTTAACCAACGGTGGAATTCCGCCAACGATGGTGCGGCAACCCAACGCGTTGTGGCCCGCTATGCGGCGCTACTCGCGAAGTAA